Genomic DNA from Scomber scombrus chromosome 21, fScoSco1.1, whole genome shotgun sequence:
AAATGTATGTCATTCCTTTTCAGTCTTGTTACATTATTTgcttcacacacagacacgtttTCCTCCACATATACAATGATGCTTTCTTTCCTCCGCAGCATCAAAGAGTGTAAATGGCAGGAGAAGAACATTATTGTGATGGACGAAGTCATAATCTCGCCGCCTTACCAGGTTGAGAACTGCAAAGGCAAAGAGGGAAACGCTTTAAGTCATGTACGCAAAGTAGTAAGTATGCTTTTTTTATACATCTCTACACTACGTTGtgcaactaaagattatttaCATTACAAATTTATCAGCtaattgtcttcttttttcagctgttaattgtttagtttgtttagtCTTAAGAGCCTGAGTTGACCTCTtcaaataggtttttttttgtccaaccaacagtcctaaagatattcagttaagTGTTAATGTGgttacaaaaaaaagcagcaaatggtCACGTTttagaagctgcaaccagcaaatgttcGGCATGTCTGCTTGAAAAATAACGAttcatcaattatcaaaattcCATAATGCTTTAATGCCATGTCAACTCTAACACCGAGACTCTATCATGAAGTTTGGGTTAAATCAGATAAACTGTGATGCTGCTAATGTCGAGGACAATCCCTAAATAATGTGATTGGCTTTGCTGACACAAAATGAGCAGCTGCAGTAGATGTTTTTCTAATGAAATATGTCTCTGAATGAAAACATTGGTTTGTTCCTTTAACACTGCAGCATGAAGCTGGAGGAAAAGGGACAAGAGATGATGTAGGTGGGGTTGTAACACAAACTGTGGGAGTAGTCAATAAAATACACAGCTGTAAAATATACAGCTTAAGTGCTGcttgttgaaatgttttaagtttgtgttttcCCACCGACGggattgtttattatttattttcttactcCTACAGGTTGAGAAACATTTTAGAGACCTGGAAAGTCAGAAGACCATGCAACGTTCACAAGCACAGCAAACACAGAAGGACTCCACTTTATCTTCTTGAGTTGGCAGTGTGGGTCAACCCGGGGAAGGCGACGCAGGTGGTTTTGTTCCCACTGCCAGACTAAGTCTGCATTCCTTGTCCTCAGTCTGAGACCACAAGGAGGAGCGCTGAGGGCCCTGGATCCAGAAGATCAAAATACcattaaatgaaaaagacaaaaaagaaagaggaaagattAAATCTTAAATTAGACTTTATaaagaataatttaaacatGAACCATAAAGCAACCATAGTTTCCTTAACTAACTTGTCTCATTCTGCCCCCATTCCTCCCCTCCTGTCCCTgaagcctttttcttttttccgcCCTCCTTCCTTTGCCTTCAGTTCCATttcaaaaagagaaaactaGAGCAGTCAGAAAGGCTTGTTagctttattttctgtcattgtttccttttttgctGTATCCATGTTCTACtgtctgtattttctgtattttaaacaaaatgtgacTTGAAACGCCACACTTTAAAGgacattttctaaaataaaagtaacaaaaattctgactgtaatactgtaatttTCAACAACTTTTTGAAGAGCTCACGAAGAACAATTTGAATCCAACAGAGTATGAGATGACTTTCTTTGTTTCAACCCTGAGATTATAGAAATGActgaatatgtgtgtaaaatatgtgtgtTAATGGGTAAGATCCTGCACATACGAGGCTCTCTGTCTGTATGGAAACTCAACGTGACCGTCACAGCTGTCcttcaatcatgtttttaaacAGATTGGGTTTTTATGATCAGTGCTCAGGTTTCTTCTACGTGATTGTTTGACTGCCTCGTTACGATGCATCTGTGTAATTACAGGCGACTTGAAGCCATTGTGGTTTCAGATTATTTAAATGCCTTTAATCCTCTGGTTTCTCTAAAGCTGTTTGATATTTACTGCACCTGACAGTGAACCAGCAGTGTGAAAACTTTATTGAAGGATGTAGTTTGCAAAGTTAACCGACTAGCATGAATACTGCTAGACTTAAATGTGGGATTAAGTTCAAGAAAAGCACTGATTATTATACTCCTGGTTGAAAATGTACTTCCAAAATGTAAGGTAGGCTGGTGTGGTTGATGAAATTGTTTTCACTGATAATTTTAGTGATTCTATTATTGCGTAGATTAGTTTCATGAATagtttgatctataaaatgtcagaaaataatgagaaatacaAATCAAAGTTTCCCCAAAACATAATATCACTCAATTGAATGTAATTCATTGAGCAACAAACAGCACATAACCCAAAAATATTAAACTAATCATAGAGGacaaagaaaacatgcaaataatcatatttgagaagctgctgCAAGAACAGTTTTGATAGATTGTGTCATATATTATCAGAATGATATCAAATACTTGTCCAGTAATCAACAGGGCTGCAAATATAGGTTTGGAAAActtatttggctttttttttttttaacattgtgacTACTGTTGATTTAATCTTAAAATACTCAGATTAAGTGTTTAGATTGCAAACATAACATTGAAACAGATTACTGTATAACCTCATGTAGCAATCAGTAATCTTTACCATGCTGTATTACAAAGCAACTTAAACATGTAGTTAATCTTATGCAATATGGCgcaaaaaaatcacacacaacaTCTTCATGTATCTATATATAGTAGCAGATGTAAATCCTTATTTTAGGATTGAGTCCAAAACAGACCAGGTTTGTTCCCCAGATGAGGGATTGTGATTATCTGTTTAATCCCTCTCATAATCCCTCTATAATCAGGAATATTAAATGTCCACTCATAGAGTTTGCTGATATGACATCAGCATCTTTCTATTGAAGCCAGTTCTGTTACGTGCATCGCTGCCTACCATAGGGCAGCTATACTGTGCTACCATGTCTTCCACCAGCAGTGAGTCAGCTGTGATCTAAACTAAAGAAGCCCGTCAGTGTCTGCACAATGCTCCGTGCCATTCCTCTGCTGCCTCTTCTTGTGAACACAGCGTGGGGCTTCAGGCCGTGTCCCAAACACTGCCAGTGCTACGAGTCCTCTGACCTGGTGGACTGCAGGTCTCGTGGGCTGCTGCGAGTCCCCAACAGTGTTCCACACGGCACCTGGCTGCTGGACCTGAGTGGGAACCAGTTAGCTGAGGTGTGCACCAGATCCTTCATGGGACTGTGGTCACTGAAGATCCTCATCATGTCCAACAACAGCATCCAAACTCTGCAGTCACAGGtaacaaatatttaaactctgccttttcattttattgagCATCTTCTgcatttaacacatttgtattttggggatttttgaCCAGTGGAGGAAGAAATATTCAGACCCTTTACATAAGTAAAGGTGAAAATACCTAAATtataaaattaaagttaaaaatctACATTcagaattgtgtttttaaaactactCCAAGAGAGAAATGTCATGTGAGTGTTAATGCATATGTTATTATTCCATTATTACTACTAGTAGATTCATTTGTTAAGGTGGAACTAATTTTAAATACTTCATGTACTGGTGGTTAAATCAATAACAAAGcaccaaattgtatttttaaatagaaattCAGTTGATCAGTTGATTTTAATAAAATCAGAGACAAAAACCCCCCACCAAAATCCTAATATACAAAATCACCAGTAACTAAGGCTGTGAAATGAATCCTGTAGAGCAGAGATTTTTATAGTCTGAGACTGTCCCTCTGACAAAGCTTGGACAAAGGTGCCCTCCCTAATTTATTTGCCTATGGGGTCATGATTATGTTATCTCATCCCACAGACACTCAACAACTGAGCCAAAATAGCCTCATATTGTTGTTTGACCTACTTCAGTCTACATCTAATACATAAAAAGGGTCTTTCTGGAAGCATTTATTAGTTTCTTACTCTGGGAAAGTAGGAAAATCCCCTAAACTTGTATCTCTAAACTAtctctttaaccaaatcacacacatttaggctaTGTCATCTTTTTGATAAGTACTGTAATATattttcacttccattcactgagcctcccctGAAACAGTTTGAAGGCCTGCCTCCCTCTTTAAAAACCTCTGctctaaaataaaaagaacaatatttaaatgtgaaatgtagaAACgtagaaatactcaagtaccTTAAATGTGTACTTAAAACGATATGTTCATAAATgttcaagtttgtcttaaagCAAAAGTCAAGTGCCCACACTGaagcatgtttttcttgctgtaatccttcatgttcatactgaccattaaaagatccccttcaaatgttaCATATGGATTTATCTGTCCTTGTGGAGAATTACTGGCTAATATTGTAattgtgctttcaatgtaagtgatgggggacaaaatccacagtcctggTTCTTTTGCAAAAAGCATTTGAAGATTTATCTGATGCTTATATAAAGGTTTCaccagtctgagttagtcaaataaagtggatatcacatttaaaaaaaaagattttgtttccCTGTATAATGTTTCCTTATTGTATTGCagtggagggaaagagggaattTTGTGCTAAAAAGACTTAGCTTTGAAGATATTCTTCCAGATTTGACTAACTGGGACTGCTGaacctcatattagcttcatatAAACTTTAGAATATTACGCCAAAATAAGGACCGTGGGTTTTgatctcttaatggtcagtacacagaacaggagaaatgattgGCAGCACGTAAATATACTTAGTTACATTCCTCCACTACTTTTGACATCATTTAAAATCTGCTGATCATATGATCATATGTGATGTCTAATTTCTGAtctgcatttaaatgatttcaCAGTTATTGTTTATATAATTTCAGTCTTTGTCGTCACTACAATTTCTGGAGCGGCTGGACTTGAGTTTGAACCAGCTGCGTTGGCTCCCTCTGGACTTCTCTCAGAGTCTGTCCTCCCTCCAGGAGCTCCGGTTGGACCACAACCTGCTGGAGCACCTAAACTCCTCTTCTCTGGGTGACTTTGAGAACCTGAAAAAACTGAACCTCAGCTACAACCTCATCCAGACGATGGATGCCGGAGTTTTCAGCGGTCTGTCTCGACTGATCCTCCTCAGCCTGGAGGGGAACAAGCTGAAGGTGCTCAAGGAAGGTCTGTTGAACCGGCAGACAAACCTGGAGGTGCTGCTGCTCGACCACAACAACATCTCAGTGATCGAACCCAAGGCTCTGGCACCTTTACGGAGTCTGACTCTGCTGGGTCTCCAGGGAAACCACTTGGTGCACATCAGGTTCAAGACCTTCCTGAAGCTCCAGACCACCAACACCCACCTTCAATTGTCCCTAAACCCCTGGACCTG
This window encodes:
- the LOC134003125 gene encoding reticulon-4 receptor; translation: MSSTSTWGFRPCPKHCQCYESSDLVDCRSRGLLRVPNSVPHGTWLLDLSGNQLAEVCTRSFMGLWSLKILIMSNNSIQTLQSQSLSSLQFLERLDLSLNQLRWLPLDFSQSLSSLQELRLDHNLLEHLNSSSLGDFENLKKLNLSYNLIQTMDAGVFSGLSRLILLSLEGNKLKVLKEGLLNRQTNLEVLLLDHNNISVIEPKALAPLRSLTLLGLQGNHLVHIRFKTFLKLQTTNTHLQLSLNPWTCDCELHRVFSKIWHVRHLQVGDYKEILCHAPAQLAGVALSSVDSHLCIAETATVLAIIVTVMLAVIGALLKAEHNRKNKQGSSESESERQEK